The Veillonellaceae bacterium region AGGGATGGAGGTAATCAGCGCACACATCTTGTGCCAGCCGGCAAATGTGGATAGGGCGCCCTTCGAACAGGACGCCGGTTTTTATTGTTGAGTTTAGCTTCTTAACTTGTAATAATGACGGATGATAAAACGACGATATTATCACGCGATCAACTAGGTGGTAACGTTCGACAAGTCTTATGACAAGTTCTTCAATGCCTGGATAAATAACGGGCCCGTTTTTAATTTCGATATTCAGCAATAGCGGTGTCGTGATGTGCCATTCAAGATACTCGGCTAAAGTTAATAGTTTCTGACCTTTAAACCTTGGGTCGTACCAAGCGCCAAAATCAAACTCTTTTAATTCACTTAAGGTCAGGTTTTTAAGCAAACCGCACCCGTCACTGGTGCGGTTTATTTTATAATCGTGGCAAATAACGACATGGCCGTCCTTGGTAAGCTGAACGTCAAGTTCAATTCCATCGGCGCCACAGGCTAGTGCATTCGTAAAAGCCGCCATTGTATTTTCGGGGCCACCAGCCCGGCCGCCGCGGTGAGCATATATATACATAGTCCACCTCGAATGTGATTTTTTTAACTTTGTATATTGTATGTAATATGGCAGGAATGCTGCGAGAAATTTAGAATATTTTTTAACTAGAAAAATAATTTTCTATATTATCTAAGGAGGCTTTAAAGTGAAAAAGCGTTGGCATGTTTTAGTGGCGTTGGTTGCAGCTGTGTGTATGCTTGGCTTGGTGTTTGCCGGCTGCGGCAGCACAGCTTCGGACAAACCCAAAGCTGGTGGCGGCCCCACTGGTACGGTAATGATTTATACCTCAATCTATCCGGATATTATTGAAAAGGTTAAACCGGAAATGGCCAAAGCATTCCCTAACCTTGATATCCAGTGGTTTCAAGGCGGAACAGAAAAGGTTATAACCAAGATTTCCGGAGAAGTGGAAGCTAACAGAGTGCAGGCCGATCTGCTGATGGTAGCAGACC contains the following coding sequences:
- a CDS encoding glycerophosphodiester phosphodiesterase is translated as MYIYAHRGGRAGGPENTMAAFTNALACGADGIELDVQLTKDGHVVICHDYKINRTSDGCGLLKNLTLSELKEFDFGAWYDPRFKGQKLLTLAEYLEWHITTPLLLNIEIKNGPVIYPGIEELVIRLVERYHLVDRVIISSFYHPSLLQVKKLNSTIKTGVLFEGRPIHICRLAQDVCADYLHPFWQNLDSNFAEAARANRIGINTYTVNDQDDFDLVCSIGVDAIITDCPEKFIR